The sequence GAAAAATGAATGCTCTTCTTCTCCAACACGTCGctctcccctccccctctcctccccgCACCGCAACAACCCTTCCCGCGCCCATTATAATCATCActcgaaacccaaaacccttACGAGCCCAGGGCCGCGGCTTCGGCTCCGGCGCCGACGCCGGCGCCGCGATGTCCGACGCGAAAAAGGGCGAGATCAAGATCAAAAGACAAGATGACGATGAGGAGGATGATGAGATACCGCAGGTGGTGTTCGACAGGATGCTGCGGCGGATAGCGGTGGCGGTGGGGGCGCCGatggcggcgggggcgggga is a genomic window of Ananas comosus cultivar F153 unplaced genomic scaffold, ASM154086v1, whole genome shotgun sequence containing:
- the LOC109705206 gene encoding uncharacterized protein PAM68-like; translation: MNALLLQHVALPSPSPPRTATTLPAPIIIITRNPKPLRAQGRGFGSGADAGAAMSDAKKGEIKIKRQDDDEEDDEIPQVVFDRMLRRIAVAVGAPMAAGAGTVCGLGALKSGGGWAAPAWVPFVAALLAFGTSAFGIAYGTLSASWDPEREGSPLGWEEARTNWTQLWNDHDHDAQNRRRS